The following nucleotide sequence is from Pithys albifrons albifrons isolate INPA30051 chromosome 2, PitAlb_v1, whole genome shotgun sequence.
GGACGTGGCCACAGTTCAGGTACACCCACGGCTGCTTCTCGTCTACAACATCTTTCCTTTTCATGCTGGGGAACGCCAGGGTGTTGAAGCCCACGGGGCACTGGGGCCTGGCTGCGTTGATCTCCTGCCTCAGTGCCTCCAGGTGCTTGACGGTGGGGGTGCGGGACAGCCCCTCTGCCGTGCGCCACAGCAGCGTCGCCCCGCACAGGTCGATCAGGGACCCGTCCTGCAGCTGGTTCGTCTCATTCTCGACCTTGTGGTaggcagagacagagagaggtGTCACCTGAAGAGAGTTAACATCGTGCATTTCCATCATACAAACCTGTCTGTAAGATCCAGACAAAGTTTTGAGCCGTTCCTGAGTGTCAATAGGAAGTGTCCATAGAGAGCCCAGTATCGGCTTctctctcccccttttttttgaaaaaaaccctacccCAACATCTTAAGAGATCAACGTGTGCAATAAAATAGACCACATTAAGTCATGCAAAGCTCCTCTCCAATCTTAACAGCTTCTCACAACCCCATCCCTACCTAGAGCACTCCCAACTGTGCTACTTGAACTGAGAAATGGCACAAGCCTTCTCTAGTTCTCCATCATATTTTAGACTATTTTCTTCAAACACATCTTTATACATGGCCTTCCCCTCCTCCAGAAAAAGTCACCTGTTAGCACTCTTAGCTAAATACTTGACTTAAAGTGTTCAATGTAGCATTTCTTTTTGCTGAGAGATCTTGAGTCACACCAAAACAAATTATGTCCTGGAAACATCACCAAAGTTTTGTAAACAAGAGGAAAACTCAGAATGCCAAGGTGGAAATGAATATCCAATaaaattatgattattttttattattctataAAAGAGGGAAAGTGAGAAAACCTTCAAAGCATAACCTCAAGAGAAAGAATCAGAAAAATACTCTAAACTGTGCACAGGACTAGGACAGTTTGCAGAGGTGCATAATAGACTGGAAACTCAATTTAGGAGAACAGTCTAGGTGTGCAATTAAGTACTGGTTTCCAGATGAACTCAGTCAGTAGTTCAGGTTGAGCAAGACACCTTTGTGCATGAAGAGAGACACATAAAATTCAGCGTAACTAATGGCAGAGGTGGCAACCAAACTGAATTCCAGCAGATTCCAGCTCTATGCCCAAATTTTACCACTTATGGCAGTACCCATTTTAAACAGGTTGCCTAAAACTCTAGTCATTACTCTCAccatttttcccctctgctgagCCGATCTGGTTTCACGGAGGCTGAACACATTCCCACACACAGAGATCTCTCTCCACACCCCTGGCTTGGAGTCCTCTGTGAATCCATTACGAGGATGCATAACAAGAACTCCATTTGTTGTTAGTCCATCCATTTGCCCATCTGATGTCTTCCACTTTGCAGCTTTCTCCTAGAAGAAATTACAccaataattttaatttggcTGAAGTGGAGCTAggaattagttttaaaataagcCTGAACTGatcttttagaagaaaaaggTTTCCTTACcccaagaaaaatgtttttggaGGAGTCAAATCCTGCAGCGTATATTCTTGCTGTGAAAGGAGGGTTACGCTCACATATGATTCTGCAGGCAAACCTTGATATAGTGCTCTGCACAGACTGTGTATCCGAATTGCTCTGACTTCCAGGAACTGTATCTGTTACCACAAAGTCTATGGGACTCTCCGTTGACCGACCAATCTGGAAAGggattggaaaaaaaacctggtCAGAAGTTTGTCTTTGGGACTGGGAATATTCAAATGCAAAGCATTTGAAAGTGATGATATAAAAATCATGATGTTACAGTTCAAAGCATTCCTCTCCACCCATCTAAAGCCTCATCTGAACTGATGAATTGTTCAAGTGATCACAGCTATTCTGAAAGCTGGGAACAGCCAActgaaggaaggggaaaatacGATGATGTAATTAAGTCAATGCTGAGATGATTTTACACTGAAGGCCTTCTCATCAGGGAGGTTACACTCTGGTCAGACAgatcagctgcagcagcaccaaaaCAGTGCGAGGAAACAGCAgttagaaggaagaaaagtgaCATTCAGTCACTTTACATGCCCACAATACTCTGAACAATGCCAGACTAGGTGGAGGTGTAAATGTAGGAAAATTAGATTATGTGAGGTGTCTCTTCAGCTCTGATGGGGCACTAAGAGGCAGCAAACCTTTTGTGAAAGACCTGGCAAAAAGGTGCTTGTGGTAGAGAGGGGTTATGATAACAATCATAAAACACAAGAATTCAGCATCTGACTACAAGTTTTTCTGGAAGCCATGGCTTCTTTTCAGTTAATTTTGCAGTCCCACATAACTGTACTGAGTTTGACAGAACTACATAACTATCACTGCTCTTCCAGTCAGCTCACTTTGTCCTTTTCTTtacaaaggaagaagagaagtaGTATCCCTCTCCCAAACATTCACATAGCTGGATTTAAAGCTCTCTTATACACTACTAACTTCCAGACCTCTCAGGCTCTTAGAAAATAGCTGGTTATAATAAGGCTGAGCAGGAGACCCAAAAGCTTGATATGCTTTTTTTGGTGAAGGCTGGAGAGCTTTCCTGAGACTCAAACTGCTTTGtcagaatgttttttttctattgcttCTTAGGCAGGGTAACCCATCAGTACGTGAGGATTGCCAGGGGCAATTTCAGAGCAGCACACATGCCACAGCAAGCCTGAGGAGAGGACACTCACACAAACAATAGCTTCTGCTGCAGTGATTTCATTACAGTCCTTTTGCTCTGTTGTAAGTATTTACAGTTGCAGAGCAGCTTCCTCCACTTCCCAACACCTCCCACCTCCTTAGATCTTGCAGTGGCGTCACAGCTAAATGCTGTGACAGCAAAACTGCTTGCCATAAATTAGTAACAACCAGGggacaaaaaataaatcaaagcaaGATCAGTCTGGGAATAAGAAAGAACAAAGCacctataaaaaaaaaaaaagaaaaaaaagaccaaaacaaaacccttcctttttgagaaaaacaggaaacaatTATAAGATATGAGTGCACACCACAGCTGCAAATGTGTTTGTGGTCCCTTCTCAGACACACAGGAACTGCAGCAAAGTTGTTCTGAACTGTCAGTGTCAGCATTGaggctcctctctccacatcTCCCAGCACTTTAGGCAGTTCTGGGTTTGCTTAAAGAAGTTCAGGGTATTTTTTGTATTAGTTGTGCCAAAATCCTTCCTGTGTTTCCACATTGTATTTCTTCTACCCTGTCTCCAACTGGCTGATCCCAAATCCCTTTATAAATGCCAGAAGCAAAGTTCCAAGTGCTTAAAGAAAACGGTGCactttattcttcattttgcaAGGAGGGACTAGGAAACAGGTTACATGAACTTGCCAGCCAGCAATCAAAGGCAAAACAATAATCCTGTGCAACAGTCACAACAAAAGCCCCCAACTTTCACCTTTGCCCAAGTCTAAGAGAGATGCAGGCACAGCCTTGGGAACAAACAAACAGTATTAAATTGCTCTGAAAAGTACAATGTAGAAACTTGACACATGCAAACTTTTGGTTCTGAGGGAAAAAAGCCTGCAAAGAGGATGCCTTGTTAGAAGCTCCCAGAAGTGAGAATACACTTAGGTATTTACTTCACATACCTGGAACATATCTGTGTTGCTGTCATGGGTATATTCAACTACGACTGTCTGGGCCCGAGACAAAGTGTAAGATATGCTGTGTTGGTCCTTATTACTTATTGCCTATGGAAAAATGCCAAATATTATTGAACCAGTGCACAGTAACTCTATAGTATAAAGCAAGAAAGCAgactatatatagatatagatacatatgtatgtataatcAGGCTCCTGTTCTGCTAATTATTGCAGATGGTTGTTAGTGACACACCTGCAGTTAAAGTTCACGAAACACAGTCCTGGCCATTTAAAAAAGCTGAAGGATTGATTCAGCAACAGACCAAACTGGTCTCTTCACCACATGCTGGAACAAAATACATGTAACCAGGGCATATTATTAGTCATGTTTTGTGTTAAAGCAATGCTGTCCTTaacacaaaagaacaaaaccaccaaaTGCAAAGGCTAAAACTGAATGTAACACCTTCATGGCTGTCTCAGCCTGAACCTGTTCAACAGAAAAGGGAGGACAAAAACTCAGGGACTTCATTCTAAAAACAGGAGCAAGTTCATACTAAAAATCAGTGATGACTGATAAGATACATAGACAAAAAATGTGGTGGTAAATACAGTAAAATGGAGAAACTTGGCACAGGTTGCAGAAGTTGTAGCAAAGTAATCTAGGATTCAGTTTGTTAGTCTAGATGTTCATTCTGCAACTATCTAGCAGGACCTGAGCAAACACTATTCTAAAAGTGTTTCTAAACAGCACTTACTTGAAGACCATAAAGAATttgcaaaaatattcttttcacaGATCTCCTATGAATGTAGTTCTACTGTAATAACTTTGattagaaaaatgcttttgatttCAGATCACTTCATGACATTCCCTAAATTTAGGGATCAATTTTCTTAAGTGTCAAGGTATTCAGGGAGTCAAACACTCAGCACCACTGTATTTGTTTAAGGGCCTGATCTTGTCACTGGCAATTTCTAAACAACCACTAAGCCTCCTCAAATTCCATTGTTTTAG
It contains:
- the PELI1 gene encoding E3 ubiquitin-protein ligase pellino homolog 1 isoform X1, with translation MYRKSKWKSGYNLEVLGHGNNEKSVPQLLIRDLKFEKSSLAKLMFSPDQENHPSKAPVKYGELIVLGYNGSLPNGDRGRRKSRFALFKRPKANGVKPSTVHIACTPQAAKAISNKDQHSISYTLSRAQTVVVEYTHDSNTDMFQIGRSTESPIDFVVTDTVPGSQSNSDTQSVQSTISRFACRIICERNPPFTARIYAAGFDSSKNIFLGEKAAKWKTSDGQMDGLTTNGVLVMHPRNGFTEDSKPGVWREISVCGNVFSLRETRSAQQRGKMVENETNQLQDGSLIDLCGATLLWRTAEGLSRTPTVKHLEALRQEINAARPQCPVGFNTLAFPSMKRKDVVDEKQPWVYLNCGHVHGYHNWGNKEERDGKDRECPMCRSVGPYVPLWLGCEAGFYVDAGPPTHAFSPCGHVCSEKTTAYWSQIPLPHGTHTFHAACPFCAHQLAGEQGYIRLIFQGPLD
- the PELI1 gene encoding E3 ubiquitin-protein ligase pellino homolog 1 isoform X3, whose protein sequence is MFSPDQENHPSKAPVKYGELIVLGYNGSLPNGDRGRRKSRFALFKRPKANGVKPSTVHIACTPQAAKAISNKDQHSISYTLSRAQTVVVEYTHDSNTDMFQIGRSTESPIDFVVTDTVPGSQSNSDTQSVQSTISRFACRIICERNPPFTARIYAAGFDSSKNIFLGEKAAKWKTSDGQMDGLTTNGVLVMHPRNGFTEDSKPGVWREISVCGNVFSLRETRSAQQRGKMVENETNQLQDGSLIDLCGATLLWRTAEGLSRTPTVKHLEALRQEINAARPQCPVGFNTLAFPSMKRKDVVDEKQPWVYLNCGHVHGYHNWGNKEERDGKDRECPMCRSVGPYVPLWLGCEAGFYVDAGPPTHAFSPCGHVCSEKTTAYWSQIPLPHGTHTFHAACPFCAHQLAGEQGYIRLIFQGPLD
- the PELI1 gene encoding E3 ubiquitin-protein ligase pellino homolog 1 isoform X2; the encoded protein is MLFHSGRIQITGNNEKSVPQLLIRDLKFEKSSLAKLMFSPDQENHPSKAPVKYGELIVLGYNGSLPNGDRGRRKSRFALFKRPKANGVKPSTVHIACTPQAAKAISNKDQHSISYTLSRAQTVVVEYTHDSNTDMFQIGRSTESPIDFVVTDTVPGSQSNSDTQSVQSTISRFACRIICERNPPFTARIYAAGFDSSKNIFLGEKAAKWKTSDGQMDGLTTNGVLVMHPRNGFTEDSKPGVWREISVCGNVFSLRETRSAQQRGKMVENETNQLQDGSLIDLCGATLLWRTAEGLSRTPTVKHLEALRQEINAARPQCPVGFNTLAFPSMKRKDVVDEKQPWVYLNCGHVHGYHNWGNKEERDGKDRECPMCRSVGPYVPLWLGCEAGFYVDAGPPTHAFSPCGHVCSEKTTAYWSQIPLPHGTHTFHAACPFCAHQLAGEQGYIRLIFQGPLD